A single region of the Lotus japonicus ecotype B-129 chromosome 4, LjGifu_v1.2 genome encodes:
- the LOC130710476 gene encoding palmitoyl-acyl carrier protein thioesterase, chloroplastic-like → MVATAATSSFFPVTSSSQDSGAAGAKLGGGHVSLGGHKSKHGSSGGLQVKTNAQAPSKINGTTVATHSESLKHDGDLPMHAPRTFINQLPDWSMLLAAITTIFLAAEKQWMMLDWKPRRPDMLVDSFGIGRIVQDGLVFRENFSIRSYEIGADRTASIETVMNHLQETALNHVKTAGLLGDGFGSTPEMCKKNLIWVVTRMQVVVDRYPTWGDVVQVDTWVSGSGKNGMRRDWLLRDCKTGEILTRASSVWVMMNKLTRRLSKIPEEVREEIGSYFVDSAPILEEDNRKLPKLDDNTADYIRSGLSPRWSDLDVNQHVNNVKYIGWILESAPQAILESHELSSLTLEYRRECGRDSVLQSLTAVSGADVDNLAHSGQVECKHLLRLEEGAEIVRGRTEWRPKPANNFDTVNQVPAVST, encoded by the exons ATGGTGGCCACTGCTGCTACTTCTTCATTTTTCCCGGTGACTTCGTCCTCGCAAGACTCGGGTGCAGCTGGCGCCAAGCTTGGAGGTGGGCATGTGAGCCTTGGAGGACATAAATCCAAGCATGGTTCTTCTGGTGGCTTGCAAGTGAAGACAAATGCCCAGGCCCCTTCGAAGATTAATGGTACCACAGTGGCTACTCATTCAGAAAGCTTGAAGCATGACGGTGATTTGCCTATGCATGCTCCCAGGACTTTTATCAATCAGTTACCTGATTGGAGCATGCTTCTTGCTGCTATCACAACAATTTTCTTGGCGGCGGAAAAGCAGTGGATGATGCTTGATTGGAAGCCGAGGCGACCTGACATGCTTGTTGACTCCTTTGGTATAGGAAGAATTGTTCAGGATGGTCTTGTGTTCCGTGAAAACTTCTCTATTAGATCATATGAAATTGGTGCCGATCGAACAGCGTCTATAGAAACAGTAATGAACCATTTGCAG GAAACGGCACTTAATCATGTTAAGACTGCTGGGCTTCTTGGTGATGGCTTTGGTTCTACTCCAGAAATGTGTAAAAAGAATTTGATTTGGGTAGTTACTCGGATGCAGGTAGTGGTCGATCGTTATCCTACTTG GGGTGATGTTGTTCAAGTAGACACTTGGGTTTCTGGATCTGGGAAGAATGGTATGCGTCGTGATTGGCTTTTACGTGACTGCAAAACTGGTGAAATATTGACGAGAGCCTCCAG TGTTTGGGTCATGATGAATAAACTGACCAGGAGGCTGTCTAAGATTCCAGAGGAAGTGAGAGAGGAGATAGGATCTTATTTTGTGGATTCTGCTCCAATTCTGGAAGAGGATAACAGAAAACTGCCTAAACTCGACGACAATACTGCAGATTATATTCGTTCTGGTTTAAGT CCTAGATGGAGCGATCTAGATGTCAATCAGCATGTTAACAATGTGAAGTACATTGGCTGGATTCTggag AGTGCTCCACAGGCAATCCTGGAGAGTCATGAGCTTTCTTCCTTGACTTTAGAATATAGGAGGGAGTGCGGCAGGGACAGCGTGTTGCAGTCTCTCACTGCCGTATCTGGGGCTGATGTGGACAATCTAGCCCACAGCGGACAAGTTGAGTGCAAGCATTTGCTTCGACTTGAAGAAGGCGCTGAAATTGTGAGGGGCAGAACTGAGTGGAGGCCAAAACCTGCGAACAACTTTGATACCGTGAATCAGGTTCCGGCAGTCAGCACCTAA